The following are from one region of the Treponema denticola genome:
- a CDS encoding Rpn family recombination-promoting nuclease/putative transposase encodes MVKRFEDLTFTDDFMFCKAMQNPKLCKKLIEMILSDTIGKIAYISIQHNINTYEQAKSVRFDVLVQAENGKLYDVEMQVSNELNIPKRMRFYQAAIDISFLDKGNSYNSLNDSFIIFICTFDAIGKNRPVYTFENLCIEDKNTPLQDGTRKVIINAEAFNNTEEKELKEFLEYLKTGKPNNEFTMEIEKMIQAIKQNEQARQEYRLLSTFEMDIKDKAEYRVKRETAKLMKKRGYPISEILLMTGLPESEIEKL; translated from the coding sequence ATGGTAAAAAGATTTGAAGATTTAACATTTACAGACGATTTTATGTTTTGTAAAGCTATGCAAAATCCAAAACTATGCAAAAAACTTATTGAAATGATATTATCAGATACAATAGGTAAAATTGCTTATATCTCAATACAGCATAATATTAACACTTACGAACAGGCTAAGTCTGTAAGATTTGATGTTTTAGTGCAGGCAGAAAACGGTAAATTATACGATGTAGAAATGCAGGTAAGCAATGAACTCAATATCCCTAAACGTATGCGGTTTTACCAAGCTGCCATAGATATTTCTTTTTTGGACAAAGGCAATTCCTATAATAGCTTAAACGACAGCTTTATAATTTTTATCTGTACCTTTGATGCCATAGGCAAAAATAGGCCTGTTTATACCTTTGAAAATCTTTGTATAGAGGACAAAAACACCCCTTTACAAGACGGCACACGAAAGGTTATAATAAATGCAGAGGCCTTTAATAACACTGAGGAGAAAGAATTAAAAGAATTTTTAGAATACCTTAAAACAGGTAAGCCGAATAATGAATTTACAATGGAGATTGAAAAAATGATACAAGCAATAAAACAAAATGAACAGGCAAGGCAAGAATACAGATTATTATCTACTTTTGAAATGGATATTAAAGACAAAGCGGAGTACAGAGTAAAAAGAGAAACGGCTAAACTTATGAAAAAGCGAGGCTACCCAATTTCTGAAATTTTATTAATGACAGGCCTACCTGAATCCGAAATTGAAAAGCTGTAA
- a CDS encoding FKBP-type peptidyl-prolyl cis-trans isomerase codes for MMKIEKDTTVSLEYTLKDANGEVLDSSDVMGPLEYIHGYNMIISGLEKALEGKEEGAEFKQVVPPEEAYGEVFDDLIVETTREQFPEGVKLEVGMDFEAGEGHHARIVRITKIDGDKITIDANHPLAGETLHFDVKVLSVKKTTEEELQALIQQMSGGCGGGCGCGHEHDEDACGCGCSGCH; via the coding sequence ATGATGAAAATAGAAAAAGATACAACAGTCAGTTTGGAATACACACTGAAAGATGCTAACGGCGAAGTCCTTGACTCGTCCGATGTAATGGGTCCATTGGAGTACATCCACGGATATAATATGATTATTTCAGGCTTGGAAAAAGCCCTTGAAGGCAAAGAAGAAGGAGCCGAGTTTAAGCAAGTTGTTCCTCCTGAAGAAGCCTACGGCGAAGTTTTTGACGATCTGATAGTAGAAACAACCAGAGAGCAATTTCCTGAGGGTGTAAAACTTGAAGTCGGCATGGACTTTGAAGCCGGAGAAGGTCATCACGCCCGAATTGTAAGAATTACAAAAATAGACGGCGATAAGATTACCATAGATGCAAATCATCCGCTGGCAGGAGAAACCCTCCATTTTGATGTAAAAGTCTTATCGGTAAAAAAGACCACCGAAGAAGAATTGCAGGCTTTGATTCAGCAAATGTCCGGAGGATGCGGAGGCGGCTGCGGATGCGGTCATGAACATGACGAAGATGCTTGCGGCTGCGGGTGCTCAGGTTGTCATTAA
- a CDS encoding Gx transporter family protein: MFGGFCFFLSAIEIMIPKPVPFFRIGLANLPVILGIDLFSFPAFVLLLVIKVLGQALISGTLFSYIVLFSAIGTFSSGLLMYAMRKIPRKTISFMGISLAGAFVSNSLQFLLAVLLMFGKSAVYIIPPVFSLGTLTALFLGWFASEFEIQSVWYQRVKAERFDFVSDNSQAVRHYKSENESEKTKSRTLRDRYLRIGSGISLFLILLFVPFLPVQALVLGAALILCAADRQKLNFLNLIFMFTAITVFNLFPPMGKIIFSIGSIDITHQALLRGFEKAIVLLGMIYISKWMLKAKMNFKSRIGKSIQEAFDVFYKLLSVKHEIKPKMIIPTIDSVLLSINRL, encoded by the coding sequence TTGTTCGGAGGATTTTGTTTTTTTCTTTCGGCAATCGAAATAATGATACCCAAGCCGGTTCCTTTTTTTAGAATCGGCTTGGCTAATCTGCCCGTAATTTTAGGCATAGACCTCTTCTCTTTTCCGGCCTTTGTACTTCTTTTAGTTATAAAAGTTTTAGGCCAAGCCCTTATTTCGGGAACTCTTTTTTCTTATATCGTTCTTTTTTCAGCAATCGGAACATTTTCCTCAGGCCTTTTGATGTATGCCATGAGAAAAATTCCGCGAAAAACAATTTCTTTTATGGGGATAAGTTTGGCGGGAGCCTTTGTTTCAAACAGCCTGCAATTTCTTTTAGCAGTCTTACTAATGTTCGGAAAATCGGCTGTCTACATAATTCCGCCCGTGTTTTCTTTAGGCACCTTAACTGCCTTATTTTTAGGCTGGTTTGCATCCGAATTTGAAATACAATCCGTCTGGTACCAAAGAGTAAAGGCCGAAAGATTCGATTTTGTGTCTGATAATTCACAAGCGGTAAGACATTATAAGAGTGAAAACGAATCGGAAAAAACAAAAAGCCGGACTTTAAGGGACAGGTATCTTAGAATAGGTTCGGGTATAAGCCTTTTTTTAATCTTACTCTTTGTTCCTTTTTTGCCGGTACAAGCCCTTGTTTTGGGAGCGGCCCTGATTCTTTGTGCAGCCGACAGACAAAAACTTAATTTTTTAAATTTAATCTTTATGTTTACGGCAATTACCGTTTTCAACCTTTTTCCCCCCATGGGAAAGATAATTTTTAGCATAGGAAGTATAGATATAACTCATCAAGCCCTATTACGCGGATTTGAAAAAGCTATTGTGTTGTTAGGAATGATATATATATCGAAATGGATGCTGAAAGCAAAAATGAATTTTAAAAGCCGAATAGGAAAATCGATACAGGAAGCTTTCGATGTATTTTACAAATTATTATCGGTAAAACACGAAATCAAACCCAAAATGATAATTCCCACCATAGATTCGGTACTTTTGAGTATTAACAGACTTTAA
- the pheT gene encoding phenylalanine--tRNA ligase subunit beta: MPKIEVNESLFFNMLGAELEAELEAELGAKQNYDKLEEILTSAKAELDEKPDTSLPEKERIIKIELNDTNRPDLWSTAGLARLLRIHAGGKSNTKSYQSFLSSKEKTQDSAERRVKVSPELKEIRPFAAGFVISGKPIDELMLADIIQTQEKLCRNFGRKRKTVSMGVYRSKLIKWPIEYTAVDPDKTEFTPLDMEKPLSCRKILKEHTKGIEYAPLLEDKKLFPLLKDANGEVLSMPPVINSAKIGAVQAGDTDLFVEFTGTDMTSILLSANIVACDFADCGYMILPVKIEHPYETGYGKTLTTPFYFQENAETSVEAVNKLLGSSFKAEEIADALKRMDSETEISGNKIRLKPSPYRNDFLHEVDIIEDVMMGKTVNFFTPETPNEFTIGRLLPATMLSRKIKGLMTGMGYQEMIFNYLGSKKDYIERMCIDEASVIEISNPMSENYQFVRNSILPSLLNAEMGSANAVYPHKIFETGKIAFFDDSDSTGTSTSQSLGFLTAEQNANFNTAASEAANLLYYLGIEYKVCETDDPRFIPGRQAGLLYNGEQIGIFGEVNPQVLENWDINIPCFAGELNIEKILKRQN, translated from the coding sequence ATGCCTAAGATTGAAGTAAATGAATCCCTTTTTTTTAATATGCTAGGAGCAGAGCTCGAAGCAGAACTTGAAGCAGAGCTCGGAGCAAAGCAGAATTACGACAAACTTGAAGAAATTTTAACATCAGCCAAGGCAGAACTTGACGAAAAACCGGACACCTCTCTTCCCGAAAAAGAGCGCATAATTAAGATAGAATTAAACGATACAAATCGGCCCGACCTTTGGTCTACGGCAGGCCTTGCAAGGCTTTTACGCATCCATGCAGGAGGAAAATCAAATACAAAAAGCTATCAAAGCTTCCTTTCATCAAAAGAAAAAACTCAAGACTCAGCCGAGCGTAGGGTTAAGGTCTCGCCCGAACTTAAAGAAATCCGTCCCTTTGCGGCAGGCTTTGTAATTTCGGGTAAGCCCATAGACGAGCTCATGCTTGCCGACATAATCCAAACACAGGAAAAACTTTGCCGCAACTTCGGAAGAAAAAGAAAAACGGTTTCTATGGGCGTTTACCGCTCAAAACTTATAAAATGGCCCATCGAATACACGGCCGTAGATCCCGACAAAACCGAGTTTACTCCGCTCGATATGGAAAAGCCTCTTTCATGCCGCAAAATCCTAAAAGAACACACCAAAGGAATCGAGTATGCCCCATTGCTTGAAGACAAAAAGCTCTTTCCTCTTTTGAAGGATGCAAACGGAGAAGTCCTTTCCATGCCTCCCGTTATAAACAGTGCTAAAATAGGGGCGGTCCAAGCAGGCGATACCGATCTTTTTGTAGAATTTACCGGCACGGATATGACAAGCATTTTGCTTTCAGCAAATATAGTCGCATGCGACTTTGCCGACTGCGGATATATGATTCTACCCGTTAAAATAGAGCATCCTTATGAAACGGGATACGGAAAAACCCTTACTACCCCGTTTTATTTTCAAGAAAATGCAGAAACTTCAGTGGAAGCCGTCAACAAGCTCTTGGGCTCCTCTTTTAAGGCGGAAGAAATTGCCGATGCCCTAAAACGCATGGACTCGGAAACTGAAATTTCGGGAAATAAGATTAGGCTGAAACCCTCCCCCTACCGCAACGATTTTCTTCATGAAGTAGACATAATCGAAGATGTAATGATGGGTAAAACCGTTAATTTCTTTACACCCGAAACACCCAACGAATTTACAATCGGAAGACTTTTGCCTGCAACAATGCTAAGCCGAAAAATAAAGGGGCTTATGACGGGCATGGGCTATCAGGAAATGATTTTTAATTATTTGGGCTCCAAAAAAGACTATATTGAAAGAATGTGCATAGATGAAGCTTCGGTTATCGAGATTTCAAACCCGATGTCCGAAAACTATCAGTTTGTACGCAACTCAATTCTCCCCTCTCTTTTAAATGCCGAGATGGGTTCTGCAAATGCAGTCTATCCGCACAAAATATTTGAGACCGGAAAAATTGCCTTTTTTGACGACTCCGACTCCACAGGCACAAGTACAAGCCAAAGTTTAGGCTTTTTGACTGCAGAACAAAATGCCAACTTTAATACGGCAGCAAGCGAGGCGGCAAATCTTTTATACTACCTCGGAATAGAATACAAGGTTTGCGAAACCGACGACCCCCGCTTTATTCCGGGAAGGCAGGCCGGCCTTCTTTACAATGGAGAACAAATAGGCATATTCGGGGAAGTAAATCCTCAGGTCTTGGAAAACTGGGATATAAACATTCCCTGCTTTGCAGGAGAATTAAATATCGAAAAAATTTTGAAGAGGCAAAACTAA
- a CDS encoding sugar phosphate isomerase/epimerase family protein, which yields MKNKLIKAVRTIADFDLNLFNELNLGLELQDFTEPCLNDSEIYSLLNEYEKKLPYLKGIKSMHGSFIDLNIASFNRDIAAYSRKMYKRDLFFAKLLNLDFIIFHTQIMPWFKEDFKFDLFLKSNAEFFKEAVENSGFKGCVVLENVCEKDSRLSAKLIEAVAMPQVKLNLDWGHALVSGEKIERWFSNNQKHIAYMHLHSNDGKSDLHNPVSKEDFAKLSKLLEKYGLNCPICLEYWDVDIKKEIERIALF from the coding sequence ATGAAAAATAAGCTGATTAAGGCCGTTAGGACAATTGCTGATTTTGATCTTAATCTTTTTAATGAGCTTAATTTAGGACTTGAGCTTCAAGATTTTACCGAACCCTGTTTAAACGACTCGGAGATTTACTCTCTTTTAAACGAATACGAAAAAAAGCTGCCCTATTTAAAAGGAATAAAATCCATGCACGGCAGCTTTATCGATTTAAATATAGCTTCTTTTAATAGGGACATAGCCGCTTACAGCAGAAAAATGTACAAGAGGGATTTGTTTTTTGCAAAACTCTTGAACCTTGATTTTATAATTTTTCATACCCAGATTATGCCTTGGTTTAAGGAAGATTTTAAATTCGATTTATTTTTAAAAAGCAATGCGGAATTTTTTAAAGAGGCTGTAGAAAATTCCGGCTTTAAGGGCTGTGTAGTTTTAGAAAATGTCTGCGAAAAGGACAGCCGCCTTAGTGCAAAACTTATAGAAGCCGTCGCCATGCCTCAAGTAAAATTAAACCTCGATTGGGGACATGCTCTGGTTTCAGGCGAAAAAATCGAAAGATGGTTTTCCAATAATCAAAAACACATAGCCTACATGCATCTCCATTCCAATGACGGAAAAAGCGATCTACACAACCCCGTCTCAAAAGAAGACTTTGCAAAGCTGTCTAAGCTGTTAGAAAAATACGGGCTCAACTGTCCCATCTGTTTGGAATATTGGGACGTCGATATAAAAAAAGAAATTGAAAGGATAGCATTATTTTAA
- a CDS encoding cytidine deaminase, with translation MEISSQLENLFKTALEAAKKAYAPYSNFHVGAAILLEDGSIVTGVNIENRSYGLTNCAERTAIFKAVSEGKTDFKAIAIATPDADYPVSPCGACRQVISEFMGGDTPVIFGSSLDNVVLTDVKGIYPFDALHELKK, from the coding sequence ATGGAAATTTCAAGTCAGTTAGAAAATTTATTCAAAACAGCCCTTGAGGCTGCAAAGAAAGCCTATGCCCCCTACTCCAATTTTCATGTGGGAGCGGCTATTTTATTGGAAGACGGTTCAATTGTAACGGGAGTGAACATAGAAAACCGCTCGTATGGACTTACAAACTGTGCAGAGCGGACTGCAATTTTTAAAGCGGTTTCTGAAGGAAAAACGGATTTTAAGGCCATCGCTATTGCAACGCCCGATGCGGACTATCCTGTAAGCCCCTGCGGAGCCTGCAGGCAGGTTATTTCGGAATTTATGGGCGGAGATACGCCGGTAATCTTCGGCTCCTCGCTTGATAACGTAGTGCTGACGGATGTTAAAGGAATCTATCCCTTTGATGCCCTGCATGAATTAAAAAAATGA
- a CDS encoding InlB B-repeat-containing protein — translation MKRLLKILTAAVAVILLFTACQQFLEDPEDFLSYWASETFVKNHSIGSAHRPDGAGVPCVASSAPVDITLTVHNPKGFSFVMPTSSASAGIVEFKEISSQPEAGTDYELKQTGSGTLKLTYKPSLLQKYEQGSGRLNPTITLKAKDGRVFKKTYTFGIKSNTPPPKPEKIIIAKTKITGTEPKSYYVLCLKFDYNEMTRKIGATTEPVHKDVRKITINNSSYSLLYEGNNLDFKKPEGGSFIEHEKVEKLDSSSPNVPSGAWVLYYKTDIKIGAGNEQTSYTVTLRDKGGVTSDEAAATIEASGPTHTVTFSVAGGQGGNLKGEYGSNNQTASGSTEQTFNVPSGSTVTFTAQPNAGWEVDSWSSNVSVDPSDNKKATLSNVSSDATVTVKFKKKTYIVTFSVDGGTGGTLKATVDGIEIHSGYKVEHGKTVAFTATPNDGWELDSWTGLSSSSLTASLTVDGDKTVTVKFKGGELHFNSGGSGAWKRLREEAGRTEGAHTIVINGEIKATGGDDKGEIKPGRNLTIKGNSSSAVLHANSLSRIFHVQDGKTLTLENIELKKGIATGDKGGGVYVKNGTLIMKDGIIKDCEAKDGGGVYLESGTFKMSGAATVTPSTGPDQYTAGKNDVYLESGKTITVDGTLSNNHAARITPQSYTENTPVLTGNITGGSSQNRKKFIIPPQAVTVGSENGKIFWYISATGLLKAEVEDLETLKEAIDAAPADDKTFIIKLAGTIDDLQTVKIPGHKKIMLKADNASKPAILKCPKKNDNDYKHLQVQYNASLTLEGQITLQGADYGSNSQYALYVEYKGKAEIKDGVTITGFKNGNIGTVVSDGELTMSGGEISGNKAKNGGGVYIHAAFRSFTMTGGTIKGNTATENGGGVYVDGNGPLNMQGNFTMSDGTIDGNTAGKGGGVYSQGSFTMSGGTITKNKANTDGKAVMLNHYFYWQGGEIKDNRGNGSVIGGPGYYLSNNSGNTAS, via the coding sequence ATGAAAAGACTTTTAAAAATTTTAACGGCGGCAGTTGCCGTAATTTTACTTTTTACGGCTTGTCAACAATTTCTGGAAGATCCGGAAGATTTTTTAAGCTATTGGGCAAGCGAGACATTTGTCAAAAACCATAGCATAGGTTCGGCACATAGGCCGGACGGAGCAGGTGTGCCCTGTGTCGCCTCTTCGGCGCCCGTAGATATTACGCTTACAGTGCATAACCCGAAAGGCTTTTCGTTTGTTATGCCTACTTCTTCGGCATCGGCGGGCATTGTCGAATTTAAAGAAATTTCCTCACAGCCTGAGGCAGGAACGGATTATGAGCTGAAACAAACCGGTTCCGGCACGCTGAAGCTTACATATAAACCGTCCCTTTTACAAAAATACGAACAAGGTTCAGGCCGTTTAAACCCTACCATTACCCTTAAAGCTAAAGACGGCAGGGTATTCAAGAAAACCTATACCTTCGGCATAAAATCGAACACCCCGCCTCCAAAACCTGAAAAAATCATAATTGCAAAGACAAAAATAACGGGAACGGAACCAAAGTCTTATTACGTGCTCTGCCTTAAATTCGATTACAATGAAATGACAAGAAAGATAGGCGCCACCACCGAACCGGTACACAAGGATGTTAGAAAGATCACAATAAACAATTCCTCTTATAGTCTTTTATACGAAGGTAACAATTTAGACTTTAAAAAACCTGAAGGAGGTTCGTTTATCGAGCATGAAAAGGTAGAAAAATTAGACTCATCTTCCCCCAACGTGCCGTCAGGAGCGTGGGTTTTATACTATAAAACGGACATAAAAATAGGAGCCGGCAACGAGCAAACATCGTACACCGTAACCTTGCGTGACAAAGGAGGCGTTACTTCGGATGAGGCTGCCGCAACGATAGAAGCAAGCGGTCCGACTCACACCGTAACATTCAGTGTAGCGGGCGGACAGGGTGGAAACCTTAAAGGTGAGTATGGTTCGAATAATCAAACAGCAAGCGGAAGCACAGAGCAAACTTTTAACGTCCCGAGTGGAAGTACGGTGACCTTTACCGCGCAGCCCAATGCAGGCTGGGAAGTTGATAGCTGGAGCAGCAATGTAAGCGTAGACCCAAGCGACAACAAAAAGGCAACGCTTTCCAATGTAAGCAGCGATGCAACCGTAACGGTAAAGTTTAAGAAGAAGACCTACATCGTAACATTCAGCGTAGATGGTGGAACGGGCGGCACGCTTAAAGCAACAGTCGACGGTATCGAAATCCATTCTGGCTACAAGGTTGAGCATGGCAAAACGGTAGCCTTTACTGCAACACCGAATGATGGCTGGGAGCTTGACAGCTGGACGGGTCTAAGTTCTTCCTCGCTAACGGCAAGCCTCACTGTGGACGGCGATAAAACCGTAACAGTGAAGTTTAAAGGGGGTGAATTACATTTTAACAGCGGCGGATCCGGTGCGTGGAAACGGCTAAGAGAAGAAGCGGGAAGGACGGAAGGTGCCCACACCATCGTTATCAACGGGGAAATAAAAGCCACCGGCGGAGACGATAAGGGCGAAATTAAGCCGGGCAGAAACCTCACCATAAAGGGCAATAGCTCTTCCGCTGTTTTGCACGCAAACAGCCTGTCACGTATCTTTCATGTGCAAGACGGTAAAACACTCACTCTTGAAAACATAGAGCTTAAAAAAGGCATAGCGACCGGAGATAAAGGGGGCGGCGTATATGTAAAGAACGGCACGCTCATTATGAAGGACGGCATTATCAAAGACTGTGAGGCAAAAGACGGCGGAGGTGTGTACCTTGAAAGCGGCACCTTTAAGATGAGCGGTGCCGCCACCGTTACCCCCTCTACCGGACCTGATCAATATACGGCGGGCAAAAACGATGTGTATTTGGAGAGCGGAAAGACGATAACCGTTGACGGCACCTTGTCAAACAATCATGCAGCGCGCATTACGCCGCAAAGCTACACGGAGAATACGCCGGTGCTTACGGGCAATATAACAGGCGGCTCATCGCAAAACCGCAAAAAGTTCATCATACCGCCGCAGGCTGTTACGGTGGGATCGGAGAACGGGAAGATATTTTGGTACATTTCCGCTACCGGTTTGTTGAAAGCGGAAGTTGAGGATCTTGAAACGTTGAAAGAAGCAATCGATGCCGCACCCGCCGATGATAAGACTTTTATTATAAAGCTGGCAGGTACTATCGACGACCTTCAAACGGTTAAAATACCGGGACATAAAAAAATTATGCTAAAGGCGGATAACGCAAGTAAACCTGCAATCTTAAAATGTCCTAAGAAGAATGATAACGATTATAAACACTTACAGGTACAATACAATGCGTCATTAACATTAGAAGGTCAGATAACACTGCAAGGAGCTGACTACGGCAGTAATAGTCAATACGCGCTTTATGTAGAATATAAAGGCAAGGCGGAAATCAAAGACGGCGTAACTATTACCGGCTTTAAAAACGGCAACATAGGTACTGTGGTTTCAGACGGAGAACTTACCATGTCAGGAGGAGAAATTAGCGGCAACAAAGCTAAAAACGGCGGCGGCGTATATATACATGCCGCTTTCAGAAGCTTTACGATGACCGGCGGAACAATTAAAGGAAACACAGCAACCGAAAACGGCGGCGGCGTATATGTGGACGGGAACGGTCCTCTCAATATGCAGGGAAATTTTACGATGTCAGACGGAACAATTGACGGCAACACAGCCGGCAAAGGCGGCGGCGTATATTCACAGGGAAGTTTTACGATGTCAGGCGGAACAATTACCAAGAATAAAGCAAATACTGACGGTAAGGCGGTGATGCTTAATCATTATTTTTACTGGCAAGGCGGCGAGATAAAGGACAACCGAGGCAATGGCTCGGTAATTGGAGGCCCTGGTTACTATCTTTCCAACAACTCCGGTAACACAGCAAGCTAA
- a CDS encoding nucleotidyltransferase family protein, translated as MITEEIKQITEKIKEALDPARIYLFGSYARNEETEISDYDFYVAVDEKSGNPILLSQKAYRAIRNCRTTPCDVIVNDVLNFDERIKRPTLEKTVSTEGILIYEK; from the coding sequence ATGATAACGGAAGAAATCAAACAAATAACGGAAAAAATAAAAGAAGCTCTCGACCCCGCACGCATTTATCTTTTCGGCTCCTATGCACGCAACGAAGAAACCGAAATAAGCGACTACGATTTTTATGTGGCTGTAGACGAAAAAAGCGGTAATCCGATTTTACTTTCTCAAAAGGCATATCGGGCTATTCGTAACTGCAGAACAACCCCTTGCGATGTAATTGTAAACGATGTATTAAACTTTGATGAGCGCATAAAAAGGCCCACACTGGAAAAAACGGTTTCAACCGAAGGAATATTAATATATGAAAAATGA
- the rpsD gene encoding 30S ribosomal protein S4: protein MAIKQPKGKTVRRLGVNIYGNPKYDKLLDRKPNGPGKERGARKRGKTSVYGEQLKEKQKFRFAYGISERQFRNLYKKASRMPGVTGDNMISLMEQRLDNTIYRMGFAISRAQARQMVTHAYFFINGKPVNIPSMCVSVNDVITTKNKKGIQNLIRHNMSTSQSARGSWLTIDDEKLSATVNILPVTTDIQPVGNIQNVVEYYSKNA, encoded by the coding sequence ATGGCGATTAAACAGCCTAAGGGAAAAACAGTTAGACGACTCGGCGTTAATATTTACGGCAACCCAAAATATGACAAACTTTTGGATCGCAAGCCGAATGGTCCCGGAAAAGAACGCGGCGCAAGAAAACGGGGCAAGACTTCTGTTTATGGTGAACAATTAAAGGAAAAACAAAAATTCAGATTTGCTTATGGAATTTCGGAACGGCAGTTTAGGAATCTATATAAAAAAGCAAGCCGAATGCCCGGTGTTACCGGTGACAATATGATTTCCTTGATGGAACAGCGTTTGGATAATACGATTTATCGAATGGGCTTTGCTATCAGCCGTGCACAGGCCAGACAAATGGTCACGCATGCTTATTTCTTTATTAACGGAAAGCCCGTAAACATTCCCTCGATGTGCGTAAGTGTAAACGATGTTATTACAACAAAAAATAAAAAAGGTATTCAAAACCTTATCCGTCATAATATGAGTACTTCTCAAAGTGCGAGAGGTTCTTGGCTCACAATTGATGACGAAAAACTTTCTGCAACAGTAAATATTTTACCTGTTACTACGGATATTCAGCCCGTAGGAAATATCCAGAACGTTGTTGAATACTATTCAAAAAATGCTTAA
- a CDS encoding DsrE family protein, protein MHYKVLFRIEKFNLIDKLKHKITNYKRYCEELGDTAEIEVVFAGDVVKYFESLENDFTDSGLDIALCHNALTGQNMPDINYKNIRTVRAGIGEIISRKAEGFIEYTIE, encoded by the coding sequence ATGCATTATAAGGTTTTGTTTAGGATTGAAAAGTTTAACTTAATAGATAAGCTAAAGCATAAGATAACAAACTACAAAAGATATTGTGAAGAGTTGGGCGATACTGCCGAGATTGAGGTTGTTTTTGCCGGTGATGTTGTAAAATACTTTGAAAGTCTTGAAAACGATTTTACGGATTCGGGACTAGACATAGCTCTATGCCACAATGCCCTGACAGGACAAAACATGCCCGATATAAACTATAAAAACATTAGAACCGTCAGGGCCGGAATAGGCGAAATTATAAGCCGGAAAGCTGAAGGTTTTATCGAATATACGATAGAATAA
- a CDS encoding ABC transporter permease translates to MWYTLTSIFPYVIAYTIPLLVTSLGGLYSERSGVVNLGLEGLMLVGSFAAAITIHLLEGLIPSGLLIPIGLLAAVIMGILYSLLHAFASITLKADQIISGTAINMLAAALTVYTARAILGSGNVRVNSIIRKDIPGLANIPVLGPLFFSQSYWSTWLVLAILVFSWFLLYKTSFGLRLRACGEHPSAVASAGVNVHKMRYFAVCASGALAGLGGAVILVTYSGEFNGSVDGLGFLALAALIFGQWKPLGILGATFFFGFARTVANVSQVIPSLSLIPPVWLKMFPYMVTLIALVLFSKNSAAPKADGEPY, encoded by the coding sequence ATGTGGTATACTTTAACTTCAATATTTCCCTATGTTATAGCATATACAATTCCGCTTTTAGTTACTTCTTTGGGCGGTCTTTATAGTGAGAGGAGCGGGGTAGTAAATTTAGGGCTTGAAGGCCTCATGCTTGTAGGCAGCTTTGCCGCAGCTATTACCATCCATCTTTTAGAAGGCTTGATACCCTCCGGCCTTCTTATCCCCATAGGCCTTTTAGCTGCCGTAATTATGGGAATCTTATATTCTCTTTTACATGCCTTTGCCTCAATTACATTAAAGGCCGATCAGATTATAAGCGGTACTGCCATAAATATGTTGGCTGCAGCCTTGACGGTCTATACCGCAAGAGCCATCTTAGGTTCGGGAAATGTCCGCGTAAACAGCATAATCAGAAAAGATATTCCCGGCTTGGCGAATATTCCCGTTTTAGGGCCTTTATTCTTTTCTCAAAGTTATTGGAGTACATGGCTTGTTTTGGCTATTTTGGTTTTTTCTTGGTTTTTACTTTATAAGACCTCATTCGGCCTCAGGCTTCGAGCCTGCGGAGAACATCCTTCGGCCGTAGCCAGTGCAGGTGTAAATGTTCATAAGATGCGATACTTTGCCGTATGTGCGAGCGGTGCCTTGGCCGGTTTAGGCGGAGCCGTTATTCTTGTAACCTATTCCGGTGAATTTAACGGCAGTGTTGACGGCCTTGGTTTTTTAGCCCTTGCAGCTCTAATCTTCGGTCAATGGAAGCCTTTGGGCATATTGGGTGCAACCTTCTTTTTCGGTTTTGCCCGTACGGTTGCAAACGTATCTCAGGTTATCCCTTCCTTGAGCCTTATTCCGCCTGTTTGGCTTAAAATGTTCCCTTATATGGTAACCTTGATAGCCCTTGTTCTTTTCAGTAAAAATTCGGCGGCTCCCAAGGCTGACGGGGAACCTTATTAA